The Toxorhynchites rutilus septentrionalis strain SRP chromosome 3, ASM2978413v1, whole genome shotgun sequence genome includes a region encoding these proteins:
- the LOC129777644 gene encoding FERM domain-containing protein 5 isoform X3 — translation MLFQQLKRDLRHGRLYCSIGEAAALGALIVQDEMGDYDAETHTGEYVASLKITLRQTEQLEKKAMELHKKRDPGQDTAGVHDEFVGIARSLETYGIDPHPVKDHRGTQLYLGINFSGISTFAAGRRAQHFRWPEVHKINFEGKMFIIHLAYSDDRREVKKHTVGFKCPSGSACRYVWRCAIEQMLFFTLPTSQHASVMSGGGFFSWGTKFKYSGRTEREILSESLNALRQQKLNNTSPSKRKAQSVPATPSSPQGDLAEIRKSRYSSLPRSTMSEPLGGCNDHMAPSVYCTDNPLPTLETVSEEARKTNGESNDHLSDYYFRDSFDHSSSESGFTSNVIENRIGSHLHHRQIYTSDNISSLAMHSMANNSAIIQQQNATNSAKNMKKFSLVQAFVPSFIFVVVILAVSAVYVLESDSEMFSSMKNWPEMICLRYQYYQPLKEFLSKKFGAIF, via the exons ATGCTGTTTCAACAACTGAAACGAGATTTACGGCATGGACGATTGTACTGTTCGATTGGAGAAGCTGCTGCGCTGGGAGCGCTTATTGTGCAAG ATGAAATGGGTGATTACGACGCGGAAACTCACACCGGGGAGTACGTGGCGTCATTGAAAATAACCCTCCGGCAGACCGAACAGCTGGAGAAGAAGGCAATGGAGTTACACAAGAAGCGTGACCCGGGACAGGATACGGCGGGTGTTCATGATGAGTTCGTGGGTATCGCACGCAGCCTGGAAACCTACGGAATCGATCCGCATCCGGTGAAGGATCATCGGGGTACGCAGCTATATTTGGGGATAAACTTTTCCGGTATAAGTACATTCGCTGCAGGACGACGAGCGCAGCATTTTCGATGGCCAGAGGTACACAAAATCAATTTTGAAGGGAAAATGTTTATCATCCACCTCGcgtattcagatgatcgacgggAGGTG AAAAAACACACTGTAGGATTCAAGTGTCCATCTGGGTCAGCTTGTAGGTACGTCTGGAGATGTGCTATAGAACAAATGCTTTTCTTTAC TCTTCCAACAAGCCAGCATGCATCAGTAATGTCCGGAGGAGGATTCTTCTCGTGGGGTACCAAGTTTAAATACTCTGGCCGAACGGAACGTGAAATCCTATCAGAATCGTTGAATGCACTCCGCCAACAGAAGCTAAATAACACCAGCCCAAGCAAGAGGAAAGCACAAAGTGTGCCTGCCACCCCTTCGAGCCCACAAGGTGATCTAGCAGAAATTCGTAAGTCGC GATACAGTAGCCTTCCACGATCAACTATGTCTGAACCGTTAGGTGGTTGTAACGACCACATGGCACCATCTGTCTACTGCACCGATAACCCACTGCCAACGTTGGAGACTGTCTCAGAGGAAGCGCGCAAAACCAACGGTGAGAGCAATGATCACCTATCGGATTACTACTTCCGGGACTCATTCGATCATTCGTCGTCTGAGTCTGGTTTTACCAGCAATGTGATAGAGAACAGAATAGGATCACATCTACACCATCGCCAAATCTATACTTCCGATAACATCTCATCGCTAGCAATGCATAGCATGGCAAACAACTCAGCTATCATTCAGCAGCAAAATGCCACAAACAGtgcaaaaaacatgaaaaagttttcaCTCGTCCAAGCTTTCGTACCGTCGTTTATCTTTGTTGTTGTGATACTGGCGGTATCGGCGGTCTATGTCCTAGAGTCGGACTCGGAAATGTTTAGCTCAATGAAAAACTGGCCGGAGATGATTTGTTTGCGGTATCAGTATTATCAACCGTTGAAGGAATTCCTGTCGAAAAAGTTCGGTGCTATATTTTGA
- the LOC129777644 gene encoding FERM domain-containing protein 5 isoform X1, which translates to MFKSRSEGNVVYKCTVRLLEDLDVLECEFQPHHKGSFLLEYICEQLEITEKDYFGLRFVDSAKQRHWLDLAKNIIKQVKDVEPLIFSFRVKFYPADPCRLTGNGKVMLFQQLKRDLRHGRLYCSIGEAAALGALIVQDEMGDYDAETHTGEYVASLKITLRQTEQLEKKAMELHKKRDPGQDTAGVHDEFVGIARSLETYGIDPHPVKDHRGTQLYLGINFSGISTFAAGRRAQHFRWPEVHKINFEGKMFIIHLAYSDDRREVKKHTVGFKCPSGSACRYVWRCAIEQMLFFTLPTSQHASVMSGGGFFSWGTKFKYSGRTEREILSESLNALRQQKLNNTSPSKRKAQSVPATPSSPQGDLAEIRKSRYSSLPRSTMSEPLGGCNDHMAPSVYCTDNPLPTLETVSEEARKTNGESNDHLSDYYFRDSFDHSSSESGFTSNVIENRIGSHLHHRQIYTSDNISSLAMHSMANNSAIIQQQNATNSAKNMKKFSLVQAFVPSFIFVVVILAVSAVYVLESDSEMFSSMKNWPEMICLRYQYYQPLKEFLSKKFGAIF; encoded by the exons ATGTTCAAAAGTCGCAGCGAAGGAAATGTGGTTTATAAGTGCACGGTTCGATTGTTGGAGGATTTGGACGTTTTGGAATGCGAATTTCAG CCCCACCACAAGGGCAGCTTTTTGCTGGAATATATTTGTGAACAGTTGGAGATCACCGAGAAGGACTATTTTGGGCTTCGATTCGTAGACTCCGCAAAGCAACGG CACTGGCTGGACCTTGCGAAAAACATTATCAAACAAGTGAAAG ATGTCGAGCCCCTCATATTTTCCTTTCGCGTGAAATTCTATCCTGCTGATCCATGTCGGCTAACGGGAAATGGTAAAGTGATGCTGTTTCAACAACTGAAACGAGATTTACGGCATGGACGATTGTACTGTTCGATTGGAGAAGCTGCTGCGCTGGGAGCGCTTATTGTGCAAG ATGAAATGGGTGATTACGACGCGGAAACTCACACCGGGGAGTACGTGGCGTCATTGAAAATAACCCTCCGGCAGACCGAACAGCTGGAGAAGAAGGCAATGGAGTTACACAAGAAGCGTGACCCGGGACAGGATACGGCGGGTGTTCATGATGAGTTCGTGGGTATCGCACGCAGCCTGGAAACCTACGGAATCGATCCGCATCCGGTGAAGGATCATCGGGGTACGCAGCTATATTTGGGGATAAACTTTTCCGGTATAAGTACATTCGCTGCAGGACGACGAGCGCAGCATTTTCGATGGCCAGAGGTACACAAAATCAATTTTGAAGGGAAAATGTTTATCATCCACCTCGcgtattcagatgatcgacgggAGGTG AAAAAACACACTGTAGGATTCAAGTGTCCATCTGGGTCAGCTTGTAGGTACGTCTGGAGATGTGCTATAGAACAAATGCTTTTCTTTAC TCTTCCAACAAGCCAGCATGCATCAGTAATGTCCGGAGGAGGATTCTTCTCGTGGGGTACCAAGTTTAAATACTCTGGCCGAACGGAACGTGAAATCCTATCAGAATCGTTGAATGCACTCCGCCAACAGAAGCTAAATAACACCAGCCCAAGCAAGAGGAAAGCACAAAGTGTGCCTGCCACCCCTTCGAGCCCACAAGGTGATCTAGCAGAAATTCGTAAGTCGC GATACAGTAGCCTTCCACGATCAACTATGTCTGAACCGTTAGGTGGTTGTAACGACCACATGGCACCATCTGTCTACTGCACCGATAACCCACTGCCAACGTTGGAGACTGTCTCAGAGGAAGCGCGCAAAACCAACGGTGAGAGCAATGATCACCTATCGGATTACTACTTCCGGGACTCATTCGATCATTCGTCGTCTGAGTCTGGTTTTACCAGCAATGTGATAGAGAACAGAATAGGATCACATCTACACCATCGCCAAATCTATACTTCCGATAACATCTCATCGCTAGCAATGCATAGCATGGCAAACAACTCAGCTATCATTCAGCAGCAAAATGCCACAAACAGtgcaaaaaacatgaaaaagttttcaCTCGTCCAAGCTTTCGTACCGTCGTTTATCTTTGTTGTTGTGATACTGGCGGTATCGGCGGTCTATGTCCTAGAGTCGGACTCGGAAATGTTTAGCTCAATGAAAAACTGGCCGGAGATGATTTGTTTGCGGTATCAGTATTATCAACCGTTGAAGGAATTCCTGTCGAAAAAGTTCGGTGCTATATTTTGA
- the LOC129777645 gene encoding uncharacterized protein LOC129777645: MNIVGKSQAVLISGTIEVLRSLQSPLQFELTLHRCEVDKTKCEHFDTISFDDVCALYNENHLIRSFVGFFSPPLTCPVQVGKYVAKDGVLDMKAFEIFPIGNTHWQTEMRLIDASKQIVSCIRSETTITSKH, translated from the exons ATGAATATCGTTGGAAAATCGCAAGCAGTTTTGATCTCAGGCACAATAGAAGTCTTGAGAAGTCTGCAATCACCACTACAG TTTGAACTGACGTTGCACCGTTGTGAGGTGGATAAAACCAAATGTGAACATTTCGATACAATCTCTTTTGATGATGTTTGTGCACTGTACAATGAGAATCATCTCATCAGGTCCTTTGTGGGATTCTTCTCTCCACCTCTGACTTGCCCCGTTCAAGTA GGGAAATACGTTGCGAAAGACGGTGTGCTTGACATGAAGGCGTTTGAAATATTCCCCATCGGGAATACTCACTGGCAAACGGAGATGCGACTGATTGATGCATCGAAACAAATCGTCAGCTGTATCCGTTCGGAGACAACAATTACCAGCAAACACTAA
- the LOC129777644 gene encoding FERM domain-containing protein 5 isoform X2 translates to MFKSRSEGNVVYKCTVRLLEDLDVLECEFQPHHKGSFLLEYICEQLEITEKDYFGLRFVDSAKQRHWLDLAKNIIKQVKDVEPLIFSFRVKFYPADPCRLTGNGKVMLFQQLKRDLRHGRLYCSIGEAAALGALIVQDEMGDYDAETHTGEYVASLKITLRQTEQLEKKAMELHKKRDPGQDTAGVHDEFVGIARSLETYGIDPHPVKDHRGTQLYLGINFSGISTFAAGRRAQHFRWPEVHKINFEGKMFIIHLAYSDDRREVKKHTVGFKCPSGSACRYVWRCAIEQMLFFTLPTSQHASVMSGGGFFSWGTKFKYSGRTEREILSESLNALRQQKLNNTSPSKRKAQSVPATPSSPQGDLAEIRYSSLPRSTMSEPLGGCNDHMAPSVYCTDNPLPTLETVSEEARKTNGESNDHLSDYYFRDSFDHSSSESGFTSNVIENRIGSHLHHRQIYTSDNISSLAMHSMANNSAIIQQQNATNSAKNMKKFSLVQAFVPSFIFVVVILAVSAVYVLESDSEMFSSMKNWPEMICLRYQYYQPLKEFLSKKFGAIF, encoded by the exons ATGTTCAAAAGTCGCAGCGAAGGAAATGTGGTTTATAAGTGCACGGTTCGATTGTTGGAGGATTTGGACGTTTTGGAATGCGAATTTCAG CCCCACCACAAGGGCAGCTTTTTGCTGGAATATATTTGTGAACAGTTGGAGATCACCGAGAAGGACTATTTTGGGCTTCGATTCGTAGACTCCGCAAAGCAACGG CACTGGCTGGACCTTGCGAAAAACATTATCAAACAAGTGAAAG ATGTCGAGCCCCTCATATTTTCCTTTCGCGTGAAATTCTATCCTGCTGATCCATGTCGGCTAACGGGAAATGGTAAAGTGATGCTGTTTCAACAACTGAAACGAGATTTACGGCATGGACGATTGTACTGTTCGATTGGAGAAGCTGCTGCGCTGGGAGCGCTTATTGTGCAAG ATGAAATGGGTGATTACGACGCGGAAACTCACACCGGGGAGTACGTGGCGTCATTGAAAATAACCCTCCGGCAGACCGAACAGCTGGAGAAGAAGGCAATGGAGTTACACAAGAAGCGTGACCCGGGACAGGATACGGCGGGTGTTCATGATGAGTTCGTGGGTATCGCACGCAGCCTGGAAACCTACGGAATCGATCCGCATCCGGTGAAGGATCATCGGGGTACGCAGCTATATTTGGGGATAAACTTTTCCGGTATAAGTACATTCGCTGCAGGACGACGAGCGCAGCATTTTCGATGGCCAGAGGTACACAAAATCAATTTTGAAGGGAAAATGTTTATCATCCACCTCGcgtattcagatgatcgacgggAGGTG AAAAAACACACTGTAGGATTCAAGTGTCCATCTGGGTCAGCTTGTAGGTACGTCTGGAGATGTGCTATAGAACAAATGCTTTTCTTTAC TCTTCCAACAAGCCAGCATGCATCAGTAATGTCCGGAGGAGGATTCTTCTCGTGGGGTACCAAGTTTAAATACTCTGGCCGAACGGAACGTGAAATCCTATCAGAATCGTTGAATGCACTCCGCCAACAGAAGCTAAATAACACCAGCCCAAGCAAGAGGAAAGCACAAAGTGTGCCTGCCACCCCTTCGAGCCCACAAGGTGATCTAGCAGAAATTC GATACAGTAGCCTTCCACGATCAACTATGTCTGAACCGTTAGGTGGTTGTAACGACCACATGGCACCATCTGTCTACTGCACCGATAACCCACTGCCAACGTTGGAGACTGTCTCAGAGGAAGCGCGCAAAACCAACGGTGAGAGCAATGATCACCTATCGGATTACTACTTCCGGGACTCATTCGATCATTCGTCGTCTGAGTCTGGTTTTACCAGCAATGTGATAGAGAACAGAATAGGATCACATCTACACCATCGCCAAATCTATACTTCCGATAACATCTCATCGCTAGCAATGCATAGCATGGCAAACAACTCAGCTATCATTCAGCAGCAAAATGCCACAAACAGtgcaaaaaacatgaaaaagttttcaCTCGTCCAAGCTTTCGTACCGTCGTTTATCTTTGTTGTTGTGATACTGGCGGTATCGGCGGTCTATGTCCTAGAGTCGGACTCGGAAATGTTTAGCTCAATGAAAAACTGGCCGGAGATGATTTGTTTGCGGTATCAGTATTATCAACCGTTGAAGGAATTCCTGTCGAAAAAGTTCGGTGCTATATTTTGA